The Streptosporangium album genome segment CGTGACGTTGTCGCCGGGGCGAAAGCGGGAGCAGCGGGCAGGCGGAAACCGTTGGGCACGCGGGACCGCCACGGAGGGCCGCCGGAGTTCTGCGGCACTGTTGCGTACAGGTTAAGGAAACGTTTCCTCGATCCGCTGGCAAGTATTGAGGGACGCTCTGGAAAAGTCCAGGGGCGGTGCCCCGGAAAATTCCGGTGTACTGGACAGCCGCTCGCGGGACATCGGAAAATGACGGGGCGGCGCACGGCCGGCCGGTACCGAAGGAGACGACAAGTGGCCGCACAACGTGGGCGGGCAACGGGGCGACCTCCGACGATGAAGGACGTCGCCGCGCTGGCCGGCGTGGGGCTGGCCACCGTTTCCCGGGTCATCAACGGCACTCCCGTCGACCCCGTGCTGACCGCTCAGGTGACGGAGGCCGCGAAGCAGCTCGGTTACCGGCATGATCCGACCGCGAGCAGCCTGCGGCGGTCGGACCGCCGGACGCGCACCGTCGGACTGATCCTCGAAGACGTGGCCAACCCTTTCTCCTCCTTGCTGCACCGGGCCGTCGAGGACGTCACCAGCGAGCTCGGGCTGCTGCTGCTGGCGGGCAGCAGCGACGAGGATCCCGAGCGGGAACGGAGCCTGCTCGGGGCCTTCCACGCCAGACGGGTGGATGGGCTCATCGTGGTACCCACCGGCCAGGTCAACGACGAACTGCAGGCGGTGCGGCGGCAAGGCATGCCGATCGTGTGCGTGGACCGGGCCGCCGAGTTGGACGGCGTCGACACCGTCACGGTGGACAACGCCGGGGGCGTCGGCGACGCGGTCCGGCGGCTGCACGCGCTCGGGCATCGCGAGATCGCCTTTCTCGGAGATCAGGTCTCGTTGTGGACCGCCCAGCGGCGATGGGAGGGATTCGTCGCGACGATGGCCGCGCTGGCCTGCCCGCTGCGGGAGGGCTGGGTGCGCCGGGACCTCCACGGCGAGGCGGCCGGAGAACGGGCGGCCCGTGAGGTCCTCACCGGCGACACGCTGCCCACCGCCCTGGTGACCAGCCAGAACCTGCTCACCATCGGCGCGCG includes the following:
- a CDS encoding LacI family DNA-binding transcriptional regulator, with amino-acid sequence MAAQRGRATGRPPTMKDVAALAGVGLATVSRVINGTPVDPVLTAQVTEAAKQLGYRHDPTASSLRRSDRRTRTVGLILEDVANPFSSLLHRAVEDVTSELGLLLLAGSSDEDPERERSLLGAFHARRVDGLIVVPTGQVNDELQAVRRQGMPIVCVDRAAELDGVDTVTVDNAGGVGDAVRRLHALGHREIAFLGDQVSLWTAQRRWEGFVATMAALACPLREGWVRRDLHGEAAGERAAREVLTGDTLPTALVTSQNLLTIGARYALQDLGLQHTVAHVGFDDFELANLLSPPLSVIAQDPKALGRRASELLLSRLDGYEGPERHVVLPTRYVARGSGEITRPRPGRGDTAR